The following proteins are co-located in the Pseudarthrobacter siccitolerans genome:
- a CDS encoding DUF1326 domain-containing protein — MSWQMSGTYVGNCTCQLICPCPVDGQPTGPGGECRGFNVFHIVKGNLDDTDLSGVNFAFVNWFPTHLTAGGWKVGAVVDESASGAQVNALETILRGEAGGPFGDLAGLYGEWLGVERATVSFMDGERPSGSVSDKAQATFEPLPGPDGGVTTVKNAMYGFAPEFRVGKAPGRVDLFGLGFDGVYGETADFMFATEMAEGAPKGRG, encoded by the coding sequence GTGTCGTGGCAAATGTCCGGAACATATGTGGGCAACTGCACCTGCCAGCTTATTTGTCCGTGCCCCGTGGACGGCCAGCCCACCGGACCTGGAGGCGAGTGCCGCGGCTTTAATGTCTTCCATATAGTAAAAGGAAACCTTGATGACACGGACCTGTCCGGTGTCAACTTCGCGTTCGTCAACTGGTTCCCCACCCATCTGACCGCGGGGGGCTGGAAGGTGGGCGCCGTCGTCGACGAGTCCGCATCAGGCGCCCAGGTGAACGCGCTGGAAACCATCCTTCGCGGTGAGGCCGGGGGTCCCTTCGGTGACCTGGCCGGGCTGTACGGCGAATGGCTGGGGGTGGAGCGCGCCACTGTCTCATTCATGGACGGCGAGAGGCCTTCCGGCTCCGTCTCGGACAAGGCTCAGGCCACGTTCGAGCCGCTGCCCGGACCCGACGGTGGCGTGACCACGGTGAAGAACGCGATGTACGGCTTTGCTCCCGAATTCCGGGTGGGCAAGGCGCCCGGGCGAGTCGACCTGTTCGGGCTGGGCTTCGACGGCGTGTACGGCGAAACTGCCGACTTCATGTTTGCCACCGAGATGGCGGAGGGCGCCCCTAAGGGCCGGGGCTAA
- a CDS encoding DUF2182 domain-containing protein, whose translation MAKAPRVDLPEAGLVAVLLLLAVASWVFTSTQLTGMDMGTWTAPGPPGFFTLTWVVMLAAMMFPSAAPMVVAYHRIQHHRRHAGRYAPVGSTVVFVAGYLASWTAFGLVAYVLYEWAAVLAPGVFAPDRGGRYVAAGVILMAALYQLTPVKNVSLMKCRSPMDFILHRMRPGYAGALRMGMEHGVWCVACCWALMTALFALGVMSVGWMALIGAFIAGEKMLPWRRTANRLVAVALAVIALGLAFVPAAATNGMGM comes from the coding sequence ATGGCGAAGGCCCCCCGCGTTGATCTGCCGGAGGCCGGCCTCGTGGCGGTCCTGCTCTTGCTTGCCGTTGCCAGCTGGGTGTTTACGTCCACGCAGCTGACGGGGATGGACATGGGCACCTGGACCGCCCCGGGGCCGCCGGGCTTCTTCACCCTGACGTGGGTGGTGATGCTCGCAGCCATGATGTTCCCGTCAGCGGCGCCGATGGTGGTGGCGTACCACCGGATCCAGCACCACCGGCGGCATGCCGGCCGGTACGCGCCGGTAGGGTCCACCGTCGTCTTTGTGGCCGGATACCTGGCATCATGGACCGCGTTCGGGCTGGTGGCCTATGTGCTGTACGAGTGGGCGGCAGTGCTGGCGCCGGGAGTTTTTGCTCCGGACCGGGGAGGCCGCTACGTCGCTGCCGGTGTCATCCTCATGGCGGCCCTTTATCAGCTCACACCGGTCAAGAATGTGAGCCTCATGAAATGCCGCTCGCCTATGGACTTCATCCTGCACCGGATGCGGCCCGGCTACGCGGGAGCCCTGCGGATGGGCATGGAGCACGGTGTCTGGTGCGTGGCATGCTGCTGGGCACTGATGACGGCGCTGTTCGCGCTCGGCGTGATGAGTGTCGGCTGGATGGCCCTGATCGGCGCCTTTATTGCGGGGGAGAAGATGCTGCCGTGGAGGCGGACTGCCAACCGCCTTGTTGCGGTGGCACTGGCCGTGATCGCGCTGGGCCTGGCATTCGTTCCGGCGGCGGCGACTAACGGGATGGGGATGTAG